In Enoplosus armatus isolate fEnoArm2 chromosome 2, fEnoArm2.hap1, whole genome shotgun sequence, one DNA window encodes the following:
- the vps37a gene encoding vacuolar protein sorting-associated protein 37A isoform X2, giving the protein MNWLFPLSKGSGPLPPLNSLQQQRQRQIESLKAAHPSLAEIQKDVEYRIPFTVNNSTISVNILLPPQFPQEKPVVSVYPPVGHHLVDSNNGTMITSPLITNFGMHSDLGKVIQSLLDEFWKSPPALMSTGPAGFPYMYKPSGIAPYPTQAFHYGPRHVGPSHTAPAGPGPAQSPAPMPHPGVDSAHGPPRAPAPYGLISDLPLPVPTGDSQAGLNGHMYRMPEIPESFPELCDMNLTQLSDMSENEDVLLEFFVSLPQLKQVTNDKEELVTNIVDMAKKNLQMEPQLEGKRQEMLYKYEQLTQMKLAFETRMQRQHELSESCSLSTLQARLKVAAHQAEEESEETAENFLEGRADIDEFLTSFMEKRTLCHSRRAKEEKLQQSINTHGQYPTSH; this is encoded by the exons ATGAACTGGCTTTTCCCCCTGTCCAAAGGCTCCggacctctccctcctctgaaCAGCCTACAGCAACAAAGACAGCGGCAGATCGAGTCACTCAAAGCCGCTCATCCCAG CCTCGCAGAGATCCAGAAGGATGTGGAATACAGAATACCATTCACAGTCAACAACTCCACCATTAGTGTTAACAT tCTGCTGCCTCCTCAGTTCCCCCAGGAGAAGCCAGTGGTTAGTGTCTACCCCCCTGTTGGTCATCATTTAGTCGACAGCAATAATGGCACCATGATCACTAGCCCCCTCATCACTAAT TTTGGGATGCACTCAGATCTGGGTAAGGTCATCCAGAGTCTGTTGGACGAGTTCTGGAAGAGTCCTCCTGCCTTGATGTCCACTGGCCCTGCTGGCTTTCCATA TATGTACAAGCCATCAGGCATCGCTCCTTACCCCACTCAGGCTTTCCACTATGGTCCCCGCCATGTGGGCCCCAGTCACACGGCGCCTGCTGGTCCAGGCCCAGCTCAGTCTCCAGCTCCCATGCCTCACCCAGGGGTCGATAGTGCCCATGGGCCCCCTCGAGCTCCAGCCCCATACGGACTGATTTCTGACCTGCCACTGCCTGTTCCTACTGGAGACTCACAG GCTGGACTGAACGGACACATGTACAGGATGCCTGAGATTCCTGAGTCTTTTCCTGAACTCTGTGACATGAA CCTGACCCAGTTGTCAGACATGTCTGAAAACGAGGACGTGCTGTTGGAGTTCTTCGTGAGTTTGCCGCAACTCAAACAGGTCACCAATGATAAAGAAGAGCTGGTCACCAATATAGTGGACATGGCTA AGAAAAACCTTCAGATGGAGCCACAGCTggaaggaaaaagacaagaaatgcTCTACAAG TACGAACAGCTGACTCAGATGAAGTTGGCCTTTGAGACAAGGATGCAGAGACAGCATGAACTCAGTGAG AGTTGCAGCCTTAGTACTCTACAGGCTCGGTTAAAAGTTGCAGCCCACCAGGCTGAGGAGGAGTCAGAGGAGACGGCTGAAAACTTCCTGGAGGGACGCGCAGACATCGACGAATTCCTGACCAGCTTCATGGAGAAGAGAACG CTTTGCCACAGCAGAAGGGCCAAAGAGGAAAAGTTGCAACAGTCCATCAACACACATGGACAGTATCCTACCAGCCACTAG
- the vps37a gene encoding vacuolar protein sorting-associated protein 37A isoform X1, which yields MNWLFPLSKGSGPLPPLNSLQQQRQRQIESLKAAHPSLAEIQKDVEYRIPFTVNNSTISVNILLPPQFPQEKPVVSVYPPVGHHLVDSNNGTMITSPLITNFGMHSDLGKVIQSLLDEFWKSPPALMSTGPAGFPYSMYKPSGIAPYPTQAFHYGPRHVGPSHTAPAGPGPAQSPAPMPHPGVDSAHGPPRAPAPYGLISDLPLPVPTGDSQAGLNGHMYRMPEIPESFPELCDMNLTQLSDMSENEDVLLEFFVSLPQLKQVTNDKEELVTNIVDMAKKNLQMEPQLEGKRQEMLYKYEQLTQMKLAFETRMQRQHELSESCSLSTLQARLKVAAHQAEEESEETAENFLEGRADIDEFLTSFMEKRTLCHSRRAKEEKLQQSINTHGQYPTSH from the exons ATGAACTGGCTTTTCCCCCTGTCCAAAGGCTCCggacctctccctcctctgaaCAGCCTACAGCAACAAAGACAGCGGCAGATCGAGTCACTCAAAGCCGCTCATCCCAG CCTCGCAGAGATCCAGAAGGATGTGGAATACAGAATACCATTCACAGTCAACAACTCCACCATTAGTGTTAACAT tCTGCTGCCTCCTCAGTTCCCCCAGGAGAAGCCAGTGGTTAGTGTCTACCCCCCTGTTGGTCATCATTTAGTCGACAGCAATAATGGCACCATGATCACTAGCCCCCTCATCACTAAT TTTGGGATGCACTCAGATCTGGGTAAGGTCATCCAGAGTCTGTTGGACGAGTTCTGGAAGAGTCCTCCTGCCTTGATGTCCACTGGCCCTGCTGGCTTTCCATA CAGTATGTACAAGCCATCAGGCATCGCTCCTTACCCCACTCAGGCTTTCCACTATGGTCCCCGCCATGTGGGCCCCAGTCACACGGCGCCTGCTGGTCCAGGCCCAGCTCAGTCTCCAGCTCCCATGCCTCACCCAGGGGTCGATAGTGCCCATGGGCCCCCTCGAGCTCCAGCCCCATACGGACTGATTTCTGACCTGCCACTGCCTGTTCCTACTGGAGACTCACAG GCTGGACTGAACGGACACATGTACAGGATGCCTGAGATTCCTGAGTCTTTTCCTGAACTCTGTGACATGAA CCTGACCCAGTTGTCAGACATGTCTGAAAACGAGGACGTGCTGTTGGAGTTCTTCGTGAGTTTGCCGCAACTCAAACAGGTCACCAATGATAAAGAAGAGCTGGTCACCAATATAGTGGACATGGCTA AGAAAAACCTTCAGATGGAGCCACAGCTggaaggaaaaagacaagaaatgcTCTACAAG TACGAACAGCTGACTCAGATGAAGTTGGCCTTTGAGACAAGGATGCAGAGACAGCATGAACTCAGTGAG AGTTGCAGCCTTAGTACTCTACAGGCTCGGTTAAAAGTTGCAGCCCACCAGGCTGAGGAGGAGTCAGAGGAGACGGCTGAAAACTTCCTGGAGGGACGCGCAGACATCGACGAATTCCTGACCAGCTTCATGGAGAAGAGAACG CTTTGCCACAGCAGAAGGGCCAAAGAGGAAAAGTTGCAACAGTCCATCAACACACATGGACAGTATCCTACCAGCCACTAG
- the nsmce1 gene encoding non-structural maintenance of chromosomes element 1 homolog, which translates to MSRQMGDSHRRFLQTMMANGMVDEQGARTLYQYCCETHNTQHTPDKLDDFIDTINSKLQPMFMQIRKGMSEDNGHQYYALVNMAETDVTRMSTDYADNELELFGKTMDLIVSSENGKASSTDILNSADSLTTKKLKKSETEHLLNRLVHDKWLNEKRGEYTLSTRCVIEMEPYIRTMYQDQVKVCHICHNVALQCQICENPICGIKIHNPCVARYFKGRAEPRCPACDDFWPHEIPEVRRPQSQSRR; encoded by the exons ATGTCACGACAGATGGGAGACAGCCATCGAAGGTTCCTACAGACCATGATGGCCAATGGCATGGTTGATGAACAAGGGGCAAGGACACTCTATCAATATTGttgtgaaacacacaaca CGCAGCACACCCCTGACAAACTGGATGATTTCATTGATACCATCAACTCAAAGCTGCAGCCCATGTTCATGCAGATTAGAAAAGGGATGTCTGAAGACAACGGTCACCAGTACTACGCCTTG GTAAACATGGCAGAGACGGACGTCACCAGGATGTCGACAGATTATGCCGACAATGAGCTAGAGCTGTTTGGGAAAACG ATGGACCTGATCGTGAGCTCTGAGAACGGCAAGGCTTCTTCCACTGACATTCTGAACAGCGCCGACAGCCTGACCACCAAAAAGCTGAAGAAGAGCGAGACAGAGCACCTCTTGAACCGACTCGTACACGACAAATGGCTGAATGAG AAACGGGGTGAATACACTTTGTCCACCAGATGTGTCATAGAGATGGAGCCGTACATCCGCACAATGTATCAGGACCAGGTCAAAGTGTGCCACATCTGTCACAACGTTGCTCTCCAG tgccaAATTTGTGAGAATCCTATCTGTGGCATAAAAATCCACAACCCATGTGTGGCCAGATACTTTAAAGGCAGAGCAGAGCCGCGGTGTCCAGCTTGTGATGACTTTTGGCCACATGAAATCCCTG AAGTCAGACGGCCCCAGTCTCAGTCCAGAAGATGA
- the LOC139298781 gene encoding trace amine-associated receptor 13c-like, translating to MMDGLQEAELCYPQLLNWSCRGLMRPRSEAVLLYTLLSSVTVLTVALNLLVIISISHFRQLHTPTNLLLLSLAISDLLVGVLVMPVETVRFIETCWLLGDLMCALSYIIGFTLTSASVGNMVLISLDRYVAICHPLQYHSKISRSRVEVSVCLCWACSLLYNGLILKEHLKQPDRHNSCYGECVVVINYSSGTVDLVFTFIGPCSVILVLYMRVFIVAVSQARAMQSHITAVAGRVTVTAKKSEKKAARTLGIVIVVFLMTFCPYYYPSLAGQDISNSASSWAVVSWLLYFNSCLNPLIYAFFYPWFRKAIKCIATLRILEQDSSLANIL from the coding sequence ATGATGGACGGCCTGCAAGAAGCCGAGCTCTGCTACCCTCAGCTCCTGAACTGGTCCTGCAGGGGTTTGATGCGTCCTCGCTCTGAGGCCGTCCTCCTCTACACTCTGCTCTCCTCCGTCACCGTGCTCACTGTAGCTCTCAACCTGCTGGTTatcatctccatctcccactTCAGACAGCTTCACACCCCCACCAACCTGCTCCTGCTCTCCCTGGCCATCTCAGACCTCCTCGTCGGGGTGCTGGTGATGCCGGTGGAAACGGTGCGGTTCATAGAAACCTGCTGGCTGCTGGGAGATCTCATGTGCGCTCTGTCTTACATTATCGGCTTCACCCTCACCTCGGCCTCTGTGGGGAACATGGTGCTCATATCGCTCGATCGCTATGTGGCTATTTGTCATCCTCTGCAGTACCACAGCAAAATCTCTCGCAGCAGGGTGGAGGTGTCCGTGTGTCTGTGCTGGGCCTGCTCACTTCTCTACAACGGGCTGATTTTAAAGGAGCATCTCaagcagccagacagacacaaCTCCTGCTACGGGGAGTGTGTGGTGGTGATTAACTACAGCTCTGGTACCGTCGACCTCGTGTTCACGTTTATCGGCCCCTGCTCGGTCATCCTCGTTCTGTACATGAGAGTGTTTATCGTGGCGGTGTCTCAGGCTCGTGCCATGCAGTCTCACATTACAGCTGTTGCAGGCAGAGTTACAGTCACAGcaaagaaatcagagaaaaaagCCGCCAGGACTCTGGGAATTGTCATAGTGGTGTTTTTGATGACTTTCTGTCCGTATTACTACCCCTCTCTCGCAGGACAGGACATCTCAAACAGCGCCTCGTCTTGGGCCGTTGTGTCCTGGCTGTTGTATTTTAATTCCTGTTTGAACCCGCTCATATATGCTTTTTTCTATCCGTGGTTTAGAAAAGCTATCAAGTGCATCGCCACCCTGAGGATACTAGAGCAGGACTCCTCTCTGGCAAATATACTTTAG